From the Candidatus Nomurabacteria bacterium genome, one window contains:
- a CDS encoding DoxX family protein, translating to MKMMKKMHCPDTGLLLLRIGVAAIFISHGISKFQNMDATIGFFGSLGLSSIFAYIVASIELVGGIAVLLGVFARYAGILLSVVMIFAIILVKSGMGFNAAEIDIILLVSSLAIAFGGPGKYSLMRHVCGCGCKSCHSGGCDCSKEDVCNCGCGTCGASKCDGCDDCKKGGVCTGHEMK from the coding sequence ATGAAAATGATGAAAAAAATGCACTGTCCTGATACCGGTTTACTACTACTTCGAATCGGTGTTGCGGCAATTTTTATTTCCCACGGTATATCTAAATTCCAAAACATGGATGCTACAATTGGATTTTTTGGATCACTAGGACTAAGTTCAATATTTGCCTACATAGTTGCTTCTATTGAATTGGTTGGTGGTATTGCTGTCCTATTGGGTGTTTTTGCTAGATATGCAGGAATACTCCTATCTGTTGTAATGATCTTTGCAATAATTCTTGTAAAGTCTGGTATGGGATTCAATGCGGCTGAAATAGATATAATACTTCTTGTTTCATCACTTGCTATAGCTTTTGGTGGACCTGGTAAGTATTCTCTTATGAGACATGTTTGTGGATGCGGATGCAAATCTTGTCATTCTGGCGGATGTGATTGCTCAAAAGAAGATGTTTGCAATTGTGGATGCGGAACATGTGGTGCTTCTAAATGTGATGGATGTGACGATTGCAAGAAGGGTGGTGTTTGTACAGGTCACGAAATGAAATAA
- the msrB gene encoding peptide-methionine (R)-S-oxide reductase MsrB: protein MNKDELKQKLSAEEYHVTQEKGTEVPFSGKFVNHNEKGAYTCKVCGQVLFSSDTKMDSNSGPSGLQGWPSFDEAIPGSVEFKDDDSLGMKRTEVVCSKCGSHLGHLFDDSHAKTGKHFCVNSCSIDFKE from the coding sequence ATGAATAAAGACGAACTAAAACAAAAATTATCAGCCGAGGAATATCACGTTACCCAAGAAAAGGGAACTGAGGTGCCATTTTCCGGTAAATTTGTGAATCACAATGAAAAGGGCGCTTACACATGCAAAGTGTGCGGACAAGTTCTGTTTTCTTCTGATACAAAGATGGATTCAAATTCTGGTCCGTCTGGACTTCAGGGTTGGCCGTCTTTTGATGAAGCTATTCCAGGTTCTGTGGAATTTAAAGACGATGATTCACTTGGTATGAAGCGTACAGAGGTGGTTTGTTCGAAATGTGGCTCACATTTGGGGCACCTGTTTGATGATAGTCACGCAAAAACCGGCAAACATTTTTGTGTAAATTCATGTTCTATAGATTTCAAAGAATAA